Below is a genomic region from Oscillatoria salina IIICB1.
ACTGTTAACCCAATTACGATGACTTTGGAAGGTTTCTAACAAAGTCCCAGTTTGGACATCCCATAACTTCACTAAGCTATCCAAACTACCCGAAGCGAGAGTTTTGCCATCTGGACTGAAACTGACACTGCCAACAACATTTTGATGACCTTTGAGTATATGTAACGGCTTACTATCATCAACACGCCATAATTTAACAGTACCATCCATACTGGCAGAAGCAAGGAGTTCACCATTAGGGCTAAAACTCAGGCTGGTAATCGTATCATGATGTGCAAAAAACGATCGCCTCAGCATACCATTCTCAAGATTCCATAGTTTAATTGTGCGATCGTTACCACCAGAAGCTAAAGTTTGACGATCGCGACTAAAGCTGATCCCAATATACTTATTCTTTCTCAGTGGATCGCCATGACCTTTAAAAGTATAGATTAAGCTACCATCTTTTAGACTCCATAACTCAACTATCCCCTCATCATAACCAGCAGCAAGACTCTTACCATCAGGACTAAAACTAAGGTTAAATAGTTGAGCGCTATGACCTTTTAAAGTTCGCTCTACCCTATTATGTTTGAGATTCCAGAGCTTAATATTACTATCATCACTACTAAAGGCGACAATTGCAGCATTCGGACTGAAACTAAGGCTTCTGACCATCTGACGTTCGCTTGGGAGAGTTTGTAACTCAGTTCCCGAACTAACACGCCATAATTTGACTGTACCATCTGCACTAGCAGAAGCCAGAATTTTACCATCGGAACTAAAACTAACACTCCAGACTGTATCAAGATGACCTTCGAGGATTTTAGGTTCAATACCATTAATTTGCCAAACTCTGACAGTAGAATCATCACTAGCCGAGACTAGAAATTTGCCATCAGGACTAAAACTAACTTCTTTAACATGACTCGAATGACCTCTCAAAGTTTGTGGTTCAATGTCTTCGCCAAACAAATTCCAAATTTTGATCGTATTATCTTCACTAGCAGAAACTAAACTTTTGCCATCAGGACTAAAACTAACACTCCAAATTGGGGCGCGATGACCTTCAAAAGTTCGTAACTCAGTTCCAGTTTCCACATCCCAAAGCTTAATGGTACGATCGAAACTAGCCGAAGCGAGAGTTTTGCCATGAGGACTAAAACTAACATCAGTAAGGCGATCGCTATGACCTGTGAGAGTACGCACCAGAGTTCCATTGCTCACTTTCCATAGTTTCACTGTACCGAAAAAACTAGCAGAAGCAAGCAACGTTCCATCCGGACTGAAACTGAGACTAGAGGCAATATCCCCACGATGACCTTCAATAACTCTTACTAAACTAGGTTTTTCTAAATTCCATAGTCCAATAGTTCCGTCCAAAGCAGTAGAGGCAATAAGTTGACCATCTGGACTGAAGCTAAGATCAGAAAGTCTTTCATTATGTCCTTTCAGCGTTTGGATTAAAGAGCCATCTTTCACCTGCCATAACCTAATTGTGCCATCATCTCCGGTAGAGGCAATAGTTTCACCATCTGGACTAAAACTTACACTCCAAATATTATCCTGATGACCCACAAGTGTGTGTAACAAACGACCTTCAATAGTCCATAACTTGACTGTTTTATCGGCACTACCGGAAGCAATAAGTTGACCATTGGGACTAAAGCTAACACTCCTAACTTGATTTTGATGTAATTCGAGGCGATTTTGCTCTTTAATCTGAGAAATTGCCTTCCGGAGTGCAGAGATGACCTCTGTTCGCGTTTCTGGTGAGGGGATATGAGACTTTTCTAAACTT
It encodes:
- a CDS encoding WD40 domain-containing protein, producing MTELNYNYEYQVGGSLPTTASSYVTRQADREFYEALRRGQFCYVLNSRQMGKSSLRVRTMERLQAEGILCAFIDLTGIGKEGVTPEKWYAGIINSLVNSCQLRQKIQWRNWWRERRDVFSPVQRLNLFIEEIFLAEIKQNIVVFIDEIDRVLSQNFSLDDFFALIRLFSNQRVDNSAYQRLTFALLGVATPSDLIQDKTQTPFNIGKAIELHGFQFSEVQPLVKGLENSVNNPQELVKEILVWTGGQPFLTQKVCLIIARHAQAISLSNISQNGSMKKTINQAELAEIIKNCIVDNWEAKDEPEHLRTIRDRLLRNEQRAGQLLEIYRQILAEGEILAEGSSEQTELRLSGLVVQQQGKLKVYNRIYAEVFNLAWIDKELGKLRPYATMLKAWIASNYQDDSRLLRGQALQDALSWANSQSLSPLDYRFLAASQDLEKREVRQALAVQEQESQILAEANSTLTLARQKAQTELKIAKRQARMVIGIGSVILTVSVSVAIAVKYQVRQAQQELAEVKISLISLSSEKAFNSSPFEALLKALKAGKALQSLEKSHIPSPETRTEVISALRKAISQIKEQNRLELHQNQVRSVSFSPNGQLIASGSADKTVKLWTIEGRLLHTLVGHQDNIWSVSFSPDGETIASTGDDGTIRLWQVKDGSLIQTLKGHNERLSDLSFSPDGQLIASTALDGTIGLWNLEKPSLVRVIEGHRGDIASSLSFSPDGTLLASASFFGTVKLWKVSNGTLVRTLTGHSDRLTDVSFSPHGKTLASASFDRTIKLWDVETGTELRTFEGHRAPIWSVSFSPDGKSLVSASEDNTIKIWNLFGEDIEPQTLRGHSSHVKEVSFSPDGKFLVSASDDSTVRVWQINGIEPKILEGHLDTVWSVSFSSDGKILASASADGTVKLWRVSSGTELQTLPSERQMVRSLSFSPNAAIVAFSSDDSNIKLWNLKHNRVERTLKGHSAQLFNLSFSPDGKSLAAGYDEGIVELWSLKDGSLIYTFKGHGDPLRKNKYIGISFSRDRQTLASGGNDRTIKLWNLENGMLRRSFFAHHDTITSLSFSPNGELLASASMDGTVKLWRVDDSKPLHILKGHQNVVGSVSFSPDGKTLASGSLDSLVKLWDVQTGTLLETFQSHRNWVNS